A region of Homo sapiens chromosome X, GRCh38.p14 Primary Assembly DNA encodes the following proteins:
- the PFKFB1 gene encoding 6-phosphofructo-2-kinase/fructose-2,6-bisphosphatase 1 isoform 2 (isoform 2 is encoded by transcript variant 2) translates to MSPEMGELTQTRLQKIWIPHSSGSSRLQRRRGSSIPQFTNSPTMVIMVGLPARGKTYISTKLTRYLNWIGTPTKDNMEALQIRKQCALAALKDVHNYLSHEEGHVAVFDATNTTRERRSLILQFAKEHGYKVFFIESICNDPGIIAENIRQVKLGSPDYIDCDREKVLEDFLKRIECYEVNYQPLDEELDSHLSYIKIFDVGTRYMVNRVQDHIQSRTVYYLMNIHVTPRSIYLCRHGESELNIRGRIGGDSGLSVRGKQYAYALANFIQSQGISSLKVWTSHMKRTIQTAEALGVPYEQWKALNEIDAGVCEEMTYEEIQEHYPEEFALRDQDKYRYRYPKGESYEDLVQRLEPVIMELERQENVLVICHQAVMRCLLAYFLDKSSDELPYLKCPLHTVLKLTPVAYGCKVESIYLNVEAVNTHREKPENVDITREPEEALDTVPAHY, encoded by the exons CATCCATACCCCAGTTTACCAATTCCCCCACAATGGTGATCATGGTGGGTTTACCAGCTCGAGGCAAGACCTATATCTCCACAAAGCTCACACGATATCTCAACTGGATAGGAACACCAACTAAAG ACAACATGGAAGCCCTGCAAATCAGGAA GCAGTGCGCCCTGGCAGCCCTGAAGGATGTTCACAACTATCTCAGCCATGAGGAAGGTCATGTTGCG GTTTTTGATGCCACCAACACTACCAGAGAACGACGGTCACTGATCCTGCAGTTTGCAAAAGAACATGGTTACAAG gTGTTTTTCATTGAGTCCATTTGTAATGACCCTGGCATAATTGCAGAAAACATCAGG CAAGTGAAACTTGGCAGCCCTGATTATATAGACTGTGACCGGGAAAAGGTTCTGGAAGACTTTCTAAAGAGAATTGAGTGCTATGAGGTCAACTACCAACCCTTGGATGAGGAACTGGACAG CCACCTGTCCTACATCAAGATCTTCGACGTGGGCACACGCTACATGGTGAACCGAGTGCAGGATCACATCCAGAGCCGCACAGTCTACTACCTCATGAATATCCATGTCACACCTCGCTCCATCTACCTTTGCCGACATGGCGAGAGTGAACTCAACATCAGAGGCCGCATCGGAGGTGACTCTGGCCTCTCAGTTCGCGGCAAGCAG TATGCCTATGCCCTGGCCAACTTCATTCAGTCCCAGGGCATCAGCTCCCTGAAGGTGTGGACCAGTCACATGAAGAGGACCATCCAGACAGCTGAGGCCCTGGGTGTCCCCTATGAGCAGTGGAAGGCCCTGAATGAGATTGATGCG GGTGTCTGTGAGGAGATGACCTATGAAGAAATCCAGGAACATTACCCTGAAGAATTTGCACTGCGAGACCAAGATAAATATCGCTACCGCTATCCCAAGGGAGAG TCCTATGAGGATCTGGTTCAGCGTCTGGAGCCAGTGATAATGGAGCTAGAACGACAGGAGAATGTACTGGTGATCTGCCACCAGGCTGTCATGCGGTGCCTCCTGGCCTATTTCCTGGATAAAAGTTCAG ATGAGCTTCCATATCTCAAGTGCCCTCTGCACACAGTGCTCAAACTCACTCCTGTGGCTTATG GCTGCAAAGTGGAATCCATCTACCTGAATGTGGAGGCCGTGAACACACACCGGGAGAAGCCTGAG AATGTGGACATCACCCGGGAACCTGAGGAAGCCCTGGATACTGTCCCAGCCCACTACTGA
- the PFKFB1 gene encoding 6-phosphofructo-2-kinase/fructose-2,6-bisphosphatase 1 isoform 1 (isoform 1 is encoded by transcript variant 1), producing MSPEMGELTQTRLQKIWIPHSSGSSRLQRRRGSSIPQFTNSPTMVIMVGLPARGKTYISTKLTRYLNWIGTPTKVFNLGQYRREAVSYKNYEFFLPDNMEALQIRKQCALAALKDVHNYLSHEEGHVAVFDATNTTRERRSLILQFAKEHGYKVFFIESICNDPGIIAENIRQVKLGSPDYIDCDREKVLEDFLKRIECYEVNYQPLDEELDSHLSYIKIFDVGTRYMVNRVQDHIQSRTVYYLMNIHVTPRSIYLCRHGESELNIRGRIGGDSGLSVRGKQYAYALANFIQSQGISSLKVWTSHMKRTIQTAEALGVPYEQWKALNEIDAGVCEEMTYEEIQEHYPEEFALRDQDKYRYRYPKGESYEDLVQRLEPVIMELERQENVLVICHQAVMRCLLAYFLDKSSDELPYLKCPLHTVLKLTPVAYGCKVESIYLNVEAVNTHREKPENVDITREPEEALDTVPAHY from the exons CATCCATACCCCAGTTTACCAATTCCCCCACAATGGTGATCATGGTGGGTTTACCAGCTCGAGGCAAGACCTATATCTCCACAAAGCTCACACGATATCTCAACTGGATAGGAACACCAACTAAAG TGTTTAATTTAGGCCAGTATCGACGAGAGGCAGTGAGCTACAAGAACTATGAATTCTTTCTTCCAGACAACATGGAAGCCCTGCAAATCAGGAA GCAGTGCGCCCTGGCAGCCCTGAAGGATGTTCACAACTATCTCAGCCATGAGGAAGGTCATGTTGCG GTTTTTGATGCCACCAACACTACCAGAGAACGACGGTCACTGATCCTGCAGTTTGCAAAAGAACATGGTTACAAG gTGTTTTTCATTGAGTCCATTTGTAATGACCCTGGCATAATTGCAGAAAACATCAGG CAAGTGAAACTTGGCAGCCCTGATTATATAGACTGTGACCGGGAAAAGGTTCTGGAAGACTTTCTAAAGAGAATTGAGTGCTATGAGGTCAACTACCAACCCTTGGATGAGGAACTGGACAG CCACCTGTCCTACATCAAGATCTTCGACGTGGGCACACGCTACATGGTGAACCGAGTGCAGGATCACATCCAGAGCCGCACAGTCTACTACCTCATGAATATCCATGTCACACCTCGCTCCATCTACCTTTGCCGACATGGCGAGAGTGAACTCAACATCAGAGGCCGCATCGGAGGTGACTCTGGCCTCTCAGTTCGCGGCAAGCAG TATGCCTATGCCCTGGCCAACTTCATTCAGTCCCAGGGCATCAGCTCCCTGAAGGTGTGGACCAGTCACATGAAGAGGACCATCCAGACAGCTGAGGCCCTGGGTGTCCCCTATGAGCAGTGGAAGGCCCTGAATGAGATTGATGCG GGTGTCTGTGAGGAGATGACCTATGAAGAAATCCAGGAACATTACCCTGAAGAATTTGCACTGCGAGACCAAGATAAATATCGCTACCGCTATCCCAAGGGAGAG TCCTATGAGGATCTGGTTCAGCGTCTGGAGCCAGTGATAATGGAGCTAGAACGACAGGAGAATGTACTGGTGATCTGCCACCAGGCTGTCATGCGGTGCCTCCTGGCCTATTTCCTGGATAAAAGTTCAG ATGAGCTTCCATATCTCAAGTGCCCTCTGCACACAGTGCTCAAACTCACTCCTGTGGCTTATG GCTGCAAAGTGGAATCCATCTACCTGAATGTGGAGGCCGTGAACACACACCGGGAGAAGCCTGAG AATGTGGACATCACCCGGGAACCTGAGGAAGCCCTGGATACTGTCCCAGCCCACTACTGA
- the PFKFB1 gene encoding 6-phosphofructo-2-kinase/fructose-2,6-bisphosphatase 1 isoform X1, with the protein MSFGATPKMSPEMGELTQTRLQKIWIPHSSGSSRLQRRRGSSIPQFTNSPTMVIMVGLPARGKTYISTKLTRYLNWIGTPTKARTFFWPLGSSQPLHWHSLLSVFNLGQYRREAVSYKNYEFFLPDNMEALQIRKQCALAALKDVHNYLSHEEGHVAVFDATNTTRERRSLILQFAKEHGYKVFFIESICNDPGIIAENIRQVKLGSPDYIDCDREKVLEDFLKRIECYEVNYQPLDEELDSHLSYIKIFDVGTRYMVNRVQDHIQSRTVYYLMNIHVTPRSIYLCRHGESELNIRGRIGGDSGLSVRGKQYAYALANFIQSQGISSLKVWTSHMKRTIQTAEALGVPYEQWKALNEIDAGVCEEMTYEEIQEHYPEEFALRDQDKYRYRYPKGESYEDLVQRLEPVIMELERQENVLVICHQAVMRCLLAYFLDKSSDELPYLKCPLHTVLKLTPVAYGCKVESIYLNVEAVNTHREKPENVDITREPEEALDTVPAHY; encoded by the exons CATCCATACCCCAGTTTACCAATTCCCCCACAATGGTGATCATGGTGGGTTTACCAGCTCGAGGCAAGACCTATATCTCCACAAAGCTCACACGATATCTCAACTGGATAGGAACACCAACTAAAG CAAGGACATTTTTTTGGCCACTGGGATCTTCCCAACCTCTTCACTGGCACTCCCTGCTTTCAGTGTTTAATTTAGGCCAGTATCGACGAGAGGCAGTGAGCTACAAGAACTATGAATTCTTTCTTCCAGACAACATGGAAGCCCTGCAAATCAGGAA GCAGTGCGCCCTGGCAGCCCTGAAGGATGTTCACAACTATCTCAGCCATGAGGAAGGTCATGTTGCG GTTTTTGATGCCACCAACACTACCAGAGAACGACGGTCACTGATCCTGCAGTTTGCAAAAGAACATGGTTACAAG gTGTTTTTCATTGAGTCCATTTGTAATGACCCTGGCATAATTGCAGAAAACATCAGG CAAGTGAAACTTGGCAGCCCTGATTATATAGACTGTGACCGGGAAAAGGTTCTGGAAGACTTTCTAAAGAGAATTGAGTGCTATGAGGTCAACTACCAACCCTTGGATGAGGAACTGGACAG CCACCTGTCCTACATCAAGATCTTCGACGTGGGCACACGCTACATGGTGAACCGAGTGCAGGATCACATCCAGAGCCGCACAGTCTACTACCTCATGAATATCCATGTCACACCTCGCTCCATCTACCTTTGCCGACATGGCGAGAGTGAACTCAACATCAGAGGCCGCATCGGAGGTGACTCTGGCCTCTCAGTTCGCGGCAAGCAG TATGCCTATGCCCTGGCCAACTTCATTCAGTCCCAGGGCATCAGCTCCCTGAAGGTGTGGACCAGTCACATGAAGAGGACCATCCAGACAGCTGAGGCCCTGGGTGTCCCCTATGAGCAGTGGAAGGCCCTGAATGAGATTGATGCG GGTGTCTGTGAGGAGATGACCTATGAAGAAATCCAGGAACATTACCCTGAAGAATTTGCACTGCGAGACCAAGATAAATATCGCTACCGCTATCCCAAGGGAGAG TCCTATGAGGATCTGGTTCAGCGTCTGGAGCCAGTGATAATGGAGCTAGAACGACAGGAGAATGTACTGGTGATCTGCCACCAGGCTGTCATGCGGTGCCTCCTGGCCTATTTCCTGGATAAAAGTTCAG ATGAGCTTCCATATCTCAAGTGCCCTCTGCACACAGTGCTCAAACTCACTCCTGTGGCTTATG GCTGCAAAGTGGAATCCATCTACCTGAATGTGGAGGCCGTGAACACACACCGGGAGAAGCCTGAG AATGTGGACATCACCCGGGAACCTGAGGAAGCCCTGGATACTGTCCCAGCCCACTACTGA
- the PFKFB1 gene encoding 6-phosphofructo-2-kinase/fructose-2,6-bisphosphatase 1 isoform X4, with protein sequence MVIMVGLPARGKTYISTKLTRYLNWIGTPTKARTFFWPLGSSQPLHWHSLLSVFNLGQYRREAVSYKNYEFFLPDNMEALQIRKQCALAALKDVHNYLSHEEGHVAVFDATNTTRERRSLILQFAKEHGYKVFFIESICNDPGIIAENIRQVKLGSPDYIDCDREKVLEDFLKRIECYEVNYQPLDEELDSHLSYIKIFDVGTRYMVNRVQDHIQSRTVYYLMNIHVTPRSIYLCRHGESELNIRGRIGGDSGLSVRGKQYAYALANFIQSQGISSLKVWTSHMKRTIQTAEALGVPYEQWKALNEIDAGVCEEMTYEEIQEHYPEEFALRDQDKYRYRYPKGESYEDLVQRLEPVIMELERQENVLVICHQAVMRCLLAYFLDKSSDELPYLKCPLHTVLKLTPVAYGCKVESIYLNVEAVNTHREKPENVDITREPEEALDTVPAHY encoded by the exons ATGGTGATCATGGTGGGTTTACCAGCTCGAGGCAAGACCTATATCTCCACAAAGCTCACACGATATCTCAACTGGATAGGAACACCAACTAAAG CAAGGACATTTTTTTGGCCACTGGGATCTTCCCAACCTCTTCACTGGCACTCCCTGCTTTCAGTGTTTAATTTAGGCCAGTATCGACGAGAGGCAGTGAGCTACAAGAACTATGAATTCTTTCTTCCAGACAACATGGAAGCCCTGCAAATCAGGAA GCAGTGCGCCCTGGCAGCCCTGAAGGATGTTCACAACTATCTCAGCCATGAGGAAGGTCATGTTGCG GTTTTTGATGCCACCAACACTACCAGAGAACGACGGTCACTGATCCTGCAGTTTGCAAAAGAACATGGTTACAAG gTGTTTTTCATTGAGTCCATTTGTAATGACCCTGGCATAATTGCAGAAAACATCAGG CAAGTGAAACTTGGCAGCCCTGATTATATAGACTGTGACCGGGAAAAGGTTCTGGAAGACTTTCTAAAGAGAATTGAGTGCTATGAGGTCAACTACCAACCCTTGGATGAGGAACTGGACAG CCACCTGTCCTACATCAAGATCTTCGACGTGGGCACACGCTACATGGTGAACCGAGTGCAGGATCACATCCAGAGCCGCACAGTCTACTACCTCATGAATATCCATGTCACACCTCGCTCCATCTACCTTTGCCGACATGGCGAGAGTGAACTCAACATCAGAGGCCGCATCGGAGGTGACTCTGGCCTCTCAGTTCGCGGCAAGCAG TATGCCTATGCCCTGGCCAACTTCATTCAGTCCCAGGGCATCAGCTCCCTGAAGGTGTGGACCAGTCACATGAAGAGGACCATCCAGACAGCTGAGGCCCTGGGTGTCCCCTATGAGCAGTGGAAGGCCCTGAATGAGATTGATGCG GGTGTCTGTGAGGAGATGACCTATGAAGAAATCCAGGAACATTACCCTGAAGAATTTGCACTGCGAGACCAAGATAAATATCGCTACCGCTATCCCAAGGGAGAG TCCTATGAGGATCTGGTTCAGCGTCTGGAGCCAGTGATAATGGAGCTAGAACGACAGGAGAATGTACTGGTGATCTGCCACCAGGCTGTCATGCGGTGCCTCCTGGCCTATTTCCTGGATAAAAGTTCAG ATGAGCTTCCATATCTCAAGTGCCCTCTGCACACAGTGCTCAAACTCACTCCTGTGGCTTATG GCTGCAAAGTGGAATCCATCTACCTGAATGTGGAGGCCGTGAACACACACCGGGAGAAGCCTGAG AATGTGGACATCACCCGGGAACCTGAGGAAGCCCTGGATACTGTCCCAGCCCACTACTGA
- the PFKFB1 gene encoding 6-phosphofructo-2-kinase/fructose-2,6-bisphosphatase 1 isoform X2 has product MEEKTSRIKASIPQFTNSPTMVIMVGLPARGKTYISTKLTRYLNWIGTPTKARTFFWPLGSSQPLHWHSLLSVFNLGQYRREAVSYKNYEFFLPDNMEALQIRKQCALAALKDVHNYLSHEEGHVAVFDATNTTRERRSLILQFAKEHGYKVFFIESICNDPGIIAENIRQVKLGSPDYIDCDREKVLEDFLKRIECYEVNYQPLDEELDSHLSYIKIFDVGTRYMVNRVQDHIQSRTVYYLMNIHVTPRSIYLCRHGESELNIRGRIGGDSGLSVRGKQYAYALANFIQSQGISSLKVWTSHMKRTIQTAEALGVPYEQWKALNEIDAGVCEEMTYEEIQEHYPEEFALRDQDKYRYRYPKGESYEDLVQRLEPVIMELERQENVLVICHQAVMRCLLAYFLDKSSDELPYLKCPLHTVLKLTPVAYGCKVESIYLNVEAVNTHREKPENVDITREPEEALDTVPAHY; this is encoded by the exons CATCCATACCCCAGTTTACCAATTCCCCCACAATGGTGATCATGGTGGGTTTACCAGCTCGAGGCAAGACCTATATCTCCACAAAGCTCACACGATATCTCAACTGGATAGGAACACCAACTAAAG CAAGGACATTTTTTTGGCCACTGGGATCTTCCCAACCTCTTCACTGGCACTCCCTGCTTTCAGTGTTTAATTTAGGCCAGTATCGACGAGAGGCAGTGAGCTACAAGAACTATGAATTCTTTCTTCCAGACAACATGGAAGCCCTGCAAATCAGGAA GCAGTGCGCCCTGGCAGCCCTGAAGGATGTTCACAACTATCTCAGCCATGAGGAAGGTCATGTTGCG GTTTTTGATGCCACCAACACTACCAGAGAACGACGGTCACTGATCCTGCAGTTTGCAAAAGAACATGGTTACAAG gTGTTTTTCATTGAGTCCATTTGTAATGACCCTGGCATAATTGCAGAAAACATCAGG CAAGTGAAACTTGGCAGCCCTGATTATATAGACTGTGACCGGGAAAAGGTTCTGGAAGACTTTCTAAAGAGAATTGAGTGCTATGAGGTCAACTACCAACCCTTGGATGAGGAACTGGACAG CCACCTGTCCTACATCAAGATCTTCGACGTGGGCACACGCTACATGGTGAACCGAGTGCAGGATCACATCCAGAGCCGCACAGTCTACTACCTCATGAATATCCATGTCACACCTCGCTCCATCTACCTTTGCCGACATGGCGAGAGTGAACTCAACATCAGAGGCCGCATCGGAGGTGACTCTGGCCTCTCAGTTCGCGGCAAGCAG TATGCCTATGCCCTGGCCAACTTCATTCAGTCCCAGGGCATCAGCTCCCTGAAGGTGTGGACCAGTCACATGAAGAGGACCATCCAGACAGCTGAGGCCCTGGGTGTCCCCTATGAGCAGTGGAAGGCCCTGAATGAGATTGATGCG GGTGTCTGTGAGGAGATGACCTATGAAGAAATCCAGGAACATTACCCTGAAGAATTTGCACTGCGAGACCAAGATAAATATCGCTACCGCTATCCCAAGGGAGAG TCCTATGAGGATCTGGTTCAGCGTCTGGAGCCAGTGATAATGGAGCTAGAACGACAGGAGAATGTACTGGTGATCTGCCACCAGGCTGTCATGCGGTGCCTCCTGGCCTATTTCCTGGATAAAAGTTCAG ATGAGCTTCCATATCTCAAGTGCCCTCTGCACACAGTGCTCAAACTCACTCCTGTGGCTTATG GCTGCAAAGTGGAATCCATCTACCTGAATGTGGAGGCCGTGAACACACACCGGGAGAAGCCTGAG AATGTGGACATCACCCGGGAACCTGAGGAAGCCCTGGATACTGTCCCAGCCCACTACTGA
- the PFKFB1 gene encoding 6-phosphofructo-2-kinase/fructose-2,6-bisphosphatase 1 isoform X6 translates to MEEKTSRIKASIPQFTNSPTMVIMVGLPARGKTYISTKLTRYLNWIGTPTKDNMEALQIRKQCALAALKDVHNYLSHEEGHVAVFDATNTTRERRSLILQFAKEHGYKVFFIESICNDPGIIAENIRQVKLGSPDYIDCDREKVLEDFLKRIECYEVNYQPLDEELDSHLSYIKIFDVGTRYMVNRVQDHIQSRTVYYLMNIHVTPRSIYLCRHGESELNIRGRIGGDSGLSVRGKQYAYALANFIQSQGISSLKVWTSHMKRTIQTAEALGVPYEQWKALNEIDAGVCEEMTYEEIQEHYPEEFALRDQDKYRYRYPKGESYEDLVQRLEPVIMELERQENVLVICHQAVMRCLLAYFLDKSSDELPYLKCPLHTVLKLTPVAYGCKVESIYLNVEAVNTHREKPENVDITREPEEALDTVPAHY, encoded by the exons CATCCATACCCCAGTTTACCAATTCCCCCACAATGGTGATCATGGTGGGTTTACCAGCTCGAGGCAAGACCTATATCTCCACAAAGCTCACACGATATCTCAACTGGATAGGAACACCAACTAAAG ACAACATGGAAGCCCTGCAAATCAGGAA GCAGTGCGCCCTGGCAGCCCTGAAGGATGTTCACAACTATCTCAGCCATGAGGAAGGTCATGTTGCG GTTTTTGATGCCACCAACACTACCAGAGAACGACGGTCACTGATCCTGCAGTTTGCAAAAGAACATGGTTACAAG gTGTTTTTCATTGAGTCCATTTGTAATGACCCTGGCATAATTGCAGAAAACATCAGG CAAGTGAAACTTGGCAGCCCTGATTATATAGACTGTGACCGGGAAAAGGTTCTGGAAGACTTTCTAAAGAGAATTGAGTGCTATGAGGTCAACTACCAACCCTTGGATGAGGAACTGGACAG CCACCTGTCCTACATCAAGATCTTCGACGTGGGCACACGCTACATGGTGAACCGAGTGCAGGATCACATCCAGAGCCGCACAGTCTACTACCTCATGAATATCCATGTCACACCTCGCTCCATCTACCTTTGCCGACATGGCGAGAGTGAACTCAACATCAGAGGCCGCATCGGAGGTGACTCTGGCCTCTCAGTTCGCGGCAAGCAG TATGCCTATGCCCTGGCCAACTTCATTCAGTCCCAGGGCATCAGCTCCCTGAAGGTGTGGACCAGTCACATGAAGAGGACCATCCAGACAGCTGAGGCCCTGGGTGTCCCCTATGAGCAGTGGAAGGCCCTGAATGAGATTGATGCG GGTGTCTGTGAGGAGATGACCTATGAAGAAATCCAGGAACATTACCCTGAAGAATTTGCACTGCGAGACCAAGATAAATATCGCTACCGCTATCCCAAGGGAGAG TCCTATGAGGATCTGGTTCAGCGTCTGGAGCCAGTGATAATGGAGCTAGAACGACAGGAGAATGTACTGGTGATCTGCCACCAGGCTGTCATGCGGTGCCTCCTGGCCTATTTCCTGGATAAAAGTTCAG ATGAGCTTCCATATCTCAAGTGCCCTCTGCACACAGTGCTCAAACTCACTCCTGTGGCTTATG GCTGCAAAGTGGAATCCATCTACCTGAATGTGGAGGCCGTGAACACACACCGGGAGAAGCCTGAG AATGTGGACATCACCCGGGAACCTGAGGAAGCCCTGGATACTGTCCCAGCCCACTACTGA
- the PFKFB1 gene encoding 6-phosphofructo-2-kinase/fructose-2,6-bisphosphatase 1 isoform 3 (isoform 3 is encoded by transcript variant 3): MEEKTSRIKVFNLGQYRREAVSYKNYEFFLPDNMEALQIRKQCALAALKDVHNYLSHEEGHVAVFDATNTTRERRSLILQFAKEHGYKVFFIESICNDPGIIAENIRQVKLGSPDYIDCDREKVLEDFLKRIECYEVNYQPLDEELDSHLSYIKIFDVGTRYMVNRVQDHIQSRTVYYLMNIHVTPRSIYLCRHGESELNIRGRIGGDSGLSVRGKQYAYALANFIQSQGISSLKVWTSHMKRTIQTAEALGVPYEQWKALNEIDAGVCEEMTYEEIQEHYPEEFALRDQDKYRYRYPKGESYEDLVQRLEPVIMELERQENVLVICHQAVMRCLLAYFLDKSSDELPYLKCPLHTVLKLTPVAYGCKVESIYLNVEAVNTHREKPENVDITREPEEALDTVPAHY, encoded by the exons TGTTTAATTTAGGCCAGTATCGACGAGAGGCAGTGAGCTACAAGAACTATGAATTCTTTCTTCCAGACAACATGGAAGCCCTGCAAATCAGGAA GCAGTGCGCCCTGGCAGCCCTGAAGGATGTTCACAACTATCTCAGCCATGAGGAAGGTCATGTTGCG GTTTTTGATGCCACCAACACTACCAGAGAACGACGGTCACTGATCCTGCAGTTTGCAAAAGAACATGGTTACAAG gTGTTTTTCATTGAGTCCATTTGTAATGACCCTGGCATAATTGCAGAAAACATCAGG CAAGTGAAACTTGGCAGCCCTGATTATATAGACTGTGACCGGGAAAAGGTTCTGGAAGACTTTCTAAAGAGAATTGAGTGCTATGAGGTCAACTACCAACCCTTGGATGAGGAACTGGACAG CCACCTGTCCTACATCAAGATCTTCGACGTGGGCACACGCTACATGGTGAACCGAGTGCAGGATCACATCCAGAGCCGCACAGTCTACTACCTCATGAATATCCATGTCACACCTCGCTCCATCTACCTTTGCCGACATGGCGAGAGTGAACTCAACATCAGAGGCCGCATCGGAGGTGACTCTGGCCTCTCAGTTCGCGGCAAGCAG TATGCCTATGCCCTGGCCAACTTCATTCAGTCCCAGGGCATCAGCTCCCTGAAGGTGTGGACCAGTCACATGAAGAGGACCATCCAGACAGCTGAGGCCCTGGGTGTCCCCTATGAGCAGTGGAAGGCCCTGAATGAGATTGATGCG GGTGTCTGTGAGGAGATGACCTATGAAGAAATCCAGGAACATTACCCTGAAGAATTTGCACTGCGAGACCAAGATAAATATCGCTACCGCTATCCCAAGGGAGAG TCCTATGAGGATCTGGTTCAGCGTCTGGAGCCAGTGATAATGGAGCTAGAACGACAGGAGAATGTACTGGTGATCTGCCACCAGGCTGTCATGCGGTGCCTCCTGGCCTATTTCCTGGATAAAAGTTCAG ATGAGCTTCCATATCTCAAGTGCCCTCTGCACACAGTGCTCAAACTCACTCCTGTGGCTTATG GCTGCAAAGTGGAATCCATCTACCTGAATGTGGAGGCCGTGAACACACACCGGGAGAAGCCTGAG AATGTGGACATCACCCGGGAACCTGAGGAAGCCCTGGATACTGTCCCAGCCCACTACTGA